The following proteins are encoded in a genomic region of Variovorax paradoxus:
- a CDS encoding PLP-dependent cysteine synthase family protein yields the protein MQQTPSPISCGGWLGSAIRRIEADYQRSADTHLIPLPLPSLAAAGIDLYLKDESTHPTGSLKHRLARSLFLYALCNGWVREGTTIVEASSGSTAVSEAYFARLLGLPFIAVMPRTTSPEKVAQIAFYGARCHFVEHAAQVYEEARALAEQTGGHYMDQFTYAERATDWRGNNNIAESMFQQMARERHPVPAWIVVGAGTGGTSATIGRYVRYRCHDTQVCVPDPEGSVFSAYHRTGDATLTAAGSRIEGIGRPRVEPSFIRTLVDRMIEVPNLDSVAAMHALSALLGRKVGPSTGTNFVGMLAVAREMREAGRQGSILSLLCDAGERYLPSYHDAGWVQNAFGDIGPAQQRIDALVAQ from the coding sequence ATGCAGCAAACACCCTCCCCCATTTCATGCGGTGGCTGGCTCGGCTCTGCCATACGGCGCATTGAAGCCGACTACCAGCGCAGCGCCGACACGCACCTGATCCCGCTGCCACTGCCTTCGCTTGCCGCGGCCGGCATCGACCTGTACCTGAAGGACGAGTCGACCCATCCCACAGGCAGCCTGAAGCACAGGCTCGCACGTTCGCTCTTTCTCTACGCGCTGTGCAACGGATGGGTGCGCGAAGGCACGACCATCGTCGAGGCCTCGAGCGGCTCGACGGCGGTGAGCGAGGCCTACTTCGCGCGGCTGCTCGGCCTGCCCTTCATCGCGGTGATGCCGCGCACCACCTCGCCCGAGAAGGTGGCGCAGATCGCCTTCTACGGTGCGCGCTGCCACTTCGTCGAGCATGCGGCGCAGGTCTACGAAGAAGCGCGCGCTCTCGCCGAGCAGACCGGCGGCCACTACATGGACCAGTTCACCTACGCCGAACGCGCCACCGACTGGCGCGGAAACAACAACATCGCCGAGAGCATGTTCCAGCAGATGGCGCGCGAGCGGCATCCGGTCCCGGCGTGGATCGTGGTGGGCGCGGGCACCGGCGGCACCAGCGCCACCATCGGGCGATATGTGCGCTACCGCTGCCACGACACGCAGGTGTGCGTGCCCGATCCTGAAGGCTCGGTGTTTTCCGCCTATCACCGCACCGGCGACGCCACGCTGACGGCGGCGGGCTCGCGCATCGAAGGCATCGGCCGGCCGCGGGTGGAGCCGAGCTTCATCCGCACGCTGGTCGACCGCATGATCGAAGTGCCCAATCTCGATTCTGTCGCCGCCATGCATGCGCTCTCGGCGCTGCTGGGGCGCAAGGTCGGCCCTTCGACGGGTACCAACTTCGTCGGCATGCTGGCCGTGGCACGCGAGATGCGCGAGGCCGGCCGGCAGGGCTCCATTCTTTCGCTGCTGTGCGATGCGGGCGAGCGCTACCTGCCGAGCTATCACGATGCGGGCTGGGTGCAGAACGCGTTCGGCGACATCGGTCCGGCGCAGCAACGCATCGACGCGCTGGTTGCGCAGTAA